The genomic stretch TTTTCTACACTTTGAATCATTCCGTCAATATAACTCTCTTTGATAGCGCCTCGTTCTAGTAAAAGTCTTGCTGACGTTTGGATGGCTTCGCGCCAGTCTTTTGCTTTTAAATTTACCTCAATATCTTCTAAAGTAACTCGGTCTAATAACATGCTCGCGCCCCCTTATTTATTATATTCAGCCATTATTTCTGTTAAATCTACCTCCGCCAGCGACTCTCGCTCCAAATAGTTCGGGGTTAAATCACTATGTTTTGTTACTTCATTTGGAATGACAAGAACATTGACACCCGCACTATTTCCCGCCAAAAGGCCATTTCGCGAGTCTTCTACGATAAGAGCCTCCGATGGCTTAACATCCAGTGCTCTCAAAGCTTCTAAAAACAAGTCCGGATCCGGCTTGATTCGCGTAACATCCTCCGCCGTAATAATCGCATCAAAATATCCGAGCAAGCCTAGTCGTTCCAAATGATAGAGTGGTTTTGGTCGCTGCGATGAGGTCGCAAGTGCTAATTTTAATCCACGTTCTTTTAATTCACGAATAAAGCTTTCCACGCCTTCTTTGGCCGGTAAACTTTTACTGTTTTCAATAAACGTTGCTTGTGTTTCTGCTTCGAAGTCTTGTCGATTAATATCCATTTGCTCTGTCCGGTTGAGTTCGCGAAACAAATCGTCCACATTTGACCCAACGCACTGCAAAAACTCCTCGATAGAAAGGTCATAATTCTGCTTCGTTTTAAACCATTCTTTAAAAATTTCATACCAAACTACTTCTGTATCAATAACAATTCCGTCAAAGTCCATCACAATCGCTTTTAACATTGTCTTCCTCCTACCCATTTTACTATTCAAAGCGCTCCTAAAAAGAAGCGCTTACAAATAAGTTAATTCTTTTGTTCTCGGTCTGCAACTATTTTATCTATCAGTTCTTGATATTCTGGTGCGCCGAGGTAATCCGTTATTTCTACATAATACGCATCTGGTTGCTTTTCTTTGGCTCGGTCGATAAGGGATTTATGCGTCACGACTACATCGCATTCGGTCGGCAATTCGTGGATGGCGATATGGAACACTTTAATATCCTCTAAGCCAGCATTTTTGATTTTTTTCTGTAGTACGGTCGCGCCCATCGCACTAGATCCAAGTCCCGCATCACAGGCATAAGCGATTCTTTTAACATTTTTAAAATTAAAATCATCTACTGTAGCTTCGAAAACGGAGGAAATACTGCTCTTTTTGCCTTTAAGGCTTTCCATTTTCTTCGCTGCATCTTGTAGTTCAGAGTCTTTGTTACCCATGCGTTTAATAAATGGAATGGCAGTAATGAATGTAACAAGTGCCGCACATAGCACCGCAATAAGGATCTTAATGTGATCGCCGGGTGCTGCCATCATCATGATTGTAATAATACTACCAGGAGAAGCCACACCAACAAGTCCCGCATTTGTCATTGTTAAAATAAATGTTCCTGTCATACCACCAAGAATTAGCGGTAAAATAAGAATTGGATTCATTAAAACGAATGGGAAGTAAATTTCGTGAATACCACCAAATAGGTGAATAACACTTGCCCCGTAGGAAGATGCTTTGGAGTTTCCTTTACCAAAGAACATATAGCCAAGCAAAATTCCAAGTCCTGGTCCAGGGTTTGATTCTAGTAAGTAAAGCACTGATTTCCCTGTTTCTGCGAGTTGCAAGGTGGCTAGTGGACTTAGAATACCTTGACCGATCGCATTGTTTAAGAATAAGACCTTGGCCGGCTCAATAATTAAAGCCGTTAGTGGGAGCAAATGATTATTGATTAATACATCCACGCCACTTGCTAATACTTTTGTTACAGCTTCGACCATTGGAGCAATCGCCACATAAGAAAATAGTGCTAATCCCGCTCCAATTATCCCAATCGAAAAGTTGTTAACTAATAGTTCAAACCCAGCTGGAATTTTTCCATCAATACGTTCATCAAATTTTTTAAGTACCCAAGCAGCGAGCGGGCCCATTATCATTGCGCCGATAAACATGGTTATATCCGAACTAATAATTGCACCCATTGTTGCAACGGTACCAATAACTCCGCCTCGGTAACCGTGAACCGCTCGACCTCCAGCAAAGGCAATAAGAAGTGGTAACAAGTAATTTAGCATTGGTGCGATGAACCCTTTTAACATCTCAGAGCCTGTAGCCACCCCAATTGCCGTTAAAATACCCCAAGCCATAAAAGCTCCCAAATTCGGAATGACCATACCACTTAGCTTACTCCCAAACTTTTGTACATGTACCCGAATAGACATATTTCCCCCTCCAATCATATGTGTGGCGCTATTTTATAGTGATACTTCTTTTCCTTCAGCAATGGAACGTTCAATCGCATCTACTACTCGTAAGGAATCATACGCTTCTTTTGGTGTAATAATTGATTTTGTGTTATTCGCCACGTTATTAATAAATGCCATTACTTCCTCAGCTAAATCGCCGGAAACTTCGCCATTTGTGTAATACCAATGTCTTGAATCCGGATAAGATACCCCTTTTTCACTAACAAAACGAACACCGTGGTCGCAAGAGTCTACATATGCTACGCCTTTTGTTCCGACTAATTCAAGTTTGTCGTCAATGATGGTTGGCGAATTTTCTGGCAAGACCCAGCAAGCTTCCAGGCAAGCAATTGCGCCATTTTCGTACGTAACAATGGCATAAATCACATCATTCATGCCGTATTCTTTAAGTAAAACACTGCGACTTTTGGCAATAACTTTGACTGGCTCGCTATCCATGTACCAGTTAATATAATCAATATCGTGAATCATTACGTGCATACTTAAATCAGAAGCACCTATGTAACGCTTTGGCCCGGTAATTGGACTGTTACGACGACAATAAAGATGAATAATATCACCCAATTCGCCATTATCGAGGCGCTGTTTAATCATATTAAAACGAGGATCAAATCTGAGTAAAAAGCCAACTGTAAACACTTTGTCGTAGTCTTTGGTCAGTTCATACATTGCTTTGCCGTCTTCCAGTTCTTTTGCGAGTGGTTTTTCGAGTAAAATGTGTTTTTTGTATTTTACAGCTTCTTCCACGCAATCACGGTGCATATTATCAGGTAAAACAATGCTCACAGCTTCAATCTCCGTATTTGCTAGAAGTTCGTGGTAGTCTTTGTATGCTTTACACTGAAATTTTTCTGCCATTTCGGCGCGTCTTTCATCGTTGTACTCACAAATTGCTACTAACTCTACTTGCGGAAGCTTTTGGTAAATTTCTGCATGATACTGCCCCATTTGTCCAACGCCAATTACGCCAACTTTGATTTGCTTTGTCATATCACTTACCTCTTTCTTCTTAGATTTTTTTAATTTCATTTGTAAAGCGGGTGGTTATTTCCTGTGGCCGAGTTACTGCGCCGCCAACAACAACGGCATAACAACCTAACGTAAGAACTTGTCGTGCTTTACTAGGCGAATCGATTTTCCCTTCTGCAATCACTGGGCGCTTCGTACTTTTCAAAACTTCTTTCAAATGGGAGAAATCGTCGTCGCTGATATTTTTATTCGCTGTTTCTTCGGTGTAGCCGTAAAGTGTCGTGCCAATTAAGTCAAAACCGAGGGAATCAGCGTAATAAACGTCTTCAATACTACCTGTGTCTGCCATGAAAAGCGTGTTTGGAAACTCTTTTCGAATGGCACTTAGTATGTCTTTGAGGTCTTCGTTATGTGGTCTTTTTCTCGTTGTTGCATCCATCGCAACAATTTCTACTCCCGTTTCACATATTTCTCTGACTTCTTCTAAGGTTGGTGTGATAAATACGTCCGAATCATCGTAGTCTTTTTTGTAAATACCGATAATGGGGACGTCGATCTCACTTTGAATTGCCCTAATATCTTTTGCGGTATTTGCTCGGATACCAACAGCACCACCTTGAACTGCGGCCAGAGCCATTTTCGACATAATAAATGCACTATGAAGTGGTTCGTCTTCTAAAGCTTGGCAGGAAACCACTAACCCGCCTTTGATTTTTTCCATAACAGAATTGCCCACTGATACTCCTCCTCTATACTGTGTTTCAGTGTAAAGTATGCGTTTTCAAACAGACTATATCATAAGAAAATGATTTTATCAATATCAATTAAATGAAAATTATTTTCATATTTTAGTGTGGCTAGTTGCGGAAACTAGCTTTAAAAAATGACGTTGCTGTTAAAAATAAAAAGTCCTTTCGTTTGAAAGGACTTTGTTAGTTTATTCGATTGGTAATTTGTTGGGTGTTCCGGGTTTGCGTGGATATTTGTTGGGGGTTTCTTTTGTTTTCGTGATGACGTAGATATTGCGCTCGCTTTCTTCTACTGGTAGGGAGAAAGAGAAGTGTTCCTCGACTTTTCCGCCGAATAGTTTGATGGCTTTTTCGGCTGTTTGCAGCTCTTGCTCGGCTTGGGCTGCTTTCATTACTAGGAACGAACCGCCTTTTTTGACAAGTGGCATGCACAGTTCGGATAATACGCTCATTCTTGCTACGGCACGTGCGGTTACAAGGTCGTATTTTTCGCGGTGCGCTTTGTTTTGACCAAATGTTTCAGCGCGATCATGATAAAAATGCACATCCGTTAGGCCTAATTTTTCTGCTAGTGCATCAAGGAAAGTCATACGTTTTTTCAAGGAGTCTACGATGCTTACTTTTAGATGCGGGAAGCAGATTTTAATTGGGAGACTTGGAAAACCAGCGCCAGCCCCGACATCACAAATCGTATCGAACTTAGTAAAGTCTACATAAAACGCGGCAGAGATAGAATCGTAAAAGTGCTTTAAATACACTTCTTTTTCATCAGTAATAGCTGTTAAATTCATTTTTTCATTCCATTCTACTAACATTTCGAAGTAATCGTGGAATTGTTTTAGTTGCGTGTCGCTTAATTCTATTCCTTTTTCAGCAAGTGCTGTTTGGAATTGCTCTGGATTCATATTTTTTCCTCACTTTATTTTCGCGATTTTTGCCGTGTTTAGGATGGTAGACGGGTTTGGTTTATACTTTTAAACAGGCTTGTACCATATATTTTAGCTCATTATTTTCAAGTATAAGTATTTTCGTTCTTTTTAGCAAGTTCGTATTACGTTTAACAATTATCAAACTTGTTGGCATTCTCTTTAAAACTTTTTTTGGCTTGATTTACCCATTTTCCTTCTGCTGTGGTGGAAAGTCCATCTATGTAACCCTGACAATTGCTTTTTATATCTGCTATTTTGTCCCGTTTGATCATTTTGAACATTCGTTTGCGATTTTCTGATGTTGCATGAGTTTGGCTCGCCACAAACATCCCAATAAGATTTTTTTCTAGATTTCTGCGTGACTCTAATAATTCTGCTTTTAGTTTATCTATCATGTTATAGATCACGATCCTTTTTTAGCTGATGTAGTTCTTCTTCATAAGAATTCACTTGTTTCTTATAAAGTGCTTGATGCTCTTCGTGTTCATTTTCTAGCTTTGTTAGTGTGTTTTTTACTTTCCAATCGCCTTCTTCTTGGATAGAACTGATTAAATGGTAGGCTTTTTGCAAGTCTTCAGATGCTTCGTAATCTCTTTTTTGATGGATATACCTGATTTGTTCAGAAAGGTTTTCTAGTTCTTGGTGAAACCGCCATTTTTCTTGAGATGCATCGTCCATCGCTTCGTCCAATTGTCGTCTTTTTCTATTAAAATCATCATCTAAATTTTCTAGTTTTAGCAGTAGTTGTCTTTGTTTATCCATACATGCTCCCTATTTGTTTGGCTAATTCTTGGTCGGTTTTTAGCTGGCTTTTTATTGCTTCGTTGATTCGTTCTAGCAATTTATCATACTCTTGTTCTATTTTGGTTGCTTCGACTAAGGATTTTTCGCAGTCTTGCACTGTGTCTATCACAATTTCCGGCTCAGTCGCCCCGCCCCAAGCAAGTGCGGCGAGTATTTCTGACTCATATAGATTGGAGCCGATATCCCTTGCATCTGAAAGCGTATCGCGCCACAACTCTTCAGCATTCTCGATTTCTTTATCAAAAACATCTTTTAAAGCTCTAATTTCGCCTTGAATCGTTTGTTTCATCCCTTGCGTAATTGCTAGTGCTTCCGCTGCATCCAAGAATATTTCTTCGGATGAGGATAGGCCACCACCGCTTTTTGTAAAACTGGTTCGCATGATGTTGATAGCTGCTAATTGTTGCGCTGTTACGTATTTAGCTAATTGAAGGCTGCCTTCTTTATTTGTTAGGATGTTTCCTTCTTTGTCAAACTGATAACCACCCCACATATGTTGCTCAACCATACCAGCTTTTTTCGACTCAACCTCTATTAAATGGCCAATTGTCGGGTCTCCGATACCATAACCAATTGGCACATAATCCTTCCTATCAATAAAATTAAATAATCTATCTAAAGCGTTTATTGCTTTTACGGTATCTTGTTGTTTTGGCGTTAGGTTGGAGTAGATATTCGGGCCTTGGTAGAAGAAACCCCCGCTGATGCGTTTGATGTCTTTTTTATCTAAGTCTGCGATAGCGTACTGGGCGTTCATGGAGCCTAGAGAATGACCGTATACGTAGATTTGGGCGTTTGGGTAGAGTTTCATGGTTTGTTTTAAGGTTTCTGCGGAGGTTTTTAGTTGGGGTGTTACTGTGGATCCTCCGCCATTTGTGATTTGGATTGCGGTTGGAATATCATTTACGCCCCAATCCGTCCACACATCAAGACTATCCTTATGAAACGGCGTAAGACCACTTGCCAGAGTGGGTGCAGTGGAACCTCTGTAAAGAACTGTTACCTCTTTTACTTTGCTTCTCTCAATATGGGAAGCTGTGGGCGGCGTGTATTTTTCTGTGATGATATAGGTTTGCTGTCCGGCTGCTTTGTTGTTGATTGTTTGGGATACGTTTCCTATCTTTTTTTCTCGATTGGATATTGAAATATTCACCTCCTGCTTAAGTTCTAACTTGCTGTACTCTTTTTTTGCCAATTCCACTCTCTCTTGATCAGTATTTACATGCCCCATCATCCCTACTCCTCCCAACGACCTAATAGTTTAGAAAGCTTTTCAGATACAACTGAAGCACCACCACTTAACTCTCCATTGTTCTTGCTCAAGGTATATGATACATTTAGTTCTGAATCATTATTAATTATTAATCCGACTTCTATACCTCCCATTGGGTTGTGCTCTACGCTTCCTTCTTCAATTTTATAAGAATGAATTATACCTTTTTCTGTAAAAGCATTTGGATCTAAATTTGTCAGCCTTTTTTCGAATACTTGTTTTGCTTCATCACTATAAACTACATTCATCATTTCTTTGTTTAATTTCTCCTCATCCATATAGAATTTCACCCCTAAACCAAAAATGGTTATTACTATAATTGCTAGTGCTATTATCCATCTTTTTTTCAACTCTTCACCTCTGCTGTATGCTTTTTATTTGTAGGTCTATTTTATCAAATGTTAGAAATTTTCACTTTCTTTTTTTTCAGTCTTTTAACGTTTGTTTAATTTCTTAGTTAGTATTGGCTGGACTATCTTAACTCCCCTTAAGTTCCAATTTCTTTGTAAGCTCCTTAGAGATGCTAGCACCCCCACCATCTAATTTGTCGTTCTGTTTTCCTAAAGTATAGGTAATATACCACTCTAAATCCTTATTTATAATTAAAGTAACATTTATTCCTCTCATTGGATTTCTCTCTATACTTTCTTTATTAATTTCATATGATTGAATTATACCTTCTTTCGTGAATGCTTTTGCATCCAAGTTTGTCAGCCTCTTTTCAAATACTTGTTTCGCTTCATCACTATAAACTACATTCATCATTTCTTTATTTAATTTCTCTTCATCCATATAGAATTTCACCCCTAAACCAAAAATGGTTATTACTGTAATTCCTAGTACTATTATCCATCTCTTTTTCAACTCTTCACCTCTGTTGTATGACTTTTTATTTGTAGGTCTATTTTATCACATGTTAGAAATTTTCACTTTCTTTTTTTCAGTCTTTTAATCGTCTCTTAGCTCTATAAAAACTCATTTATATCCGTTCAAAAGCCCCAATTGTTTTGTAAGCTCCTTAGATATGCTTGCTCCACCACTCTTTAAATCTTCATTATTTTTCTTCAACGTGTATGTTAATTTCAAAGCAGGATCCTTGTTAATAACTAATGCAACTATTATTCCGCCCATTGGATTAGGCTCTATACTTTCCTTGTCAACTTCATATGATTGAATTAGCCCTTCTTTTGTAAATGCTTTCGTATCAATAAGTTTTATATCATCATTGAATACTTCTTTTGCTTCATTGCTACAAACCACATTCATCATTTCTGTATTTAATTTCTCTTCATCCATATAAAATTTTATCCCTAGACCAAAAATAATCATTATTGCAATTCCAAATAGTATTATCCATCTCTTTTTCACACATTCACCTCTGTTTTTATTTTCTTAGTTGTCTAATAATTTTCCTAATTTTGCAGAATTTCCGCCACCATCATCAATTAGTTTTTTGTCATCAGCTTTATTCAATGTAAAAAAAACATATAACTCAGAATCTCCATTAACGTGCAAAGTAACATTGATTCCTCCCATAGGGTTTTGTTTGATACTTTTCTTATCAATTTCATATGTGTTAATTACACCCTTCCCAGTCAATGCTTTAGCATCCAAATTTTTCAACCCATTTTCAAAAACTCTTTTCGCTTCATCACTATATACTACATTTATCATTTCTTTATTTAATTTCTCTTCATCCATATAAAATTTCACGCCTAATCCCGCAACAATCATTACTACAACTACCATTGCTATAAACCACCTCTTTTTCACACATTCACCTCTGCAGTATGTCTTCTTCTATGTAATCCCAATCTACCTTAATTAAAAACAAGAAAAAACCACATTATTCAGCGGAAACTTTCAACTTAAACGGTAAGTTTGAAGTTTCCGTGAACATGCGGTTTCAGTAATTATAGTAATCCGTGTTCTTATTTACTTATTTTCGCTATCTTTCCTTGCTCAATATAAACTAACAAAATAGATATATCGGCTGGGTTTACTCCGCTGATACGGCTCGCTTGGGCGATGGAAAGGGGTTCGATTTTCTTTAATTTTTCTAGGGCTTCTGTTGCTAGGCCGCTGATTGCATCATAATCGATGTTTTCTGGGATTTTCTTGTCTTCCATGCGTTTCATTTTTTCTACTTGAAGGTTGGATTTTTGGATGTAGCCTTCGTATTTAATTTGAATTTCTACTTGTTCAGCGATTTCGTCGGTCACAAATGTTTCACGTGAAACAATTTGGGCGATCTTGTCGTAAGTTATTTCGGGTCGGCGAAGTAAATCTGCTGCTAGAATTCCGTCTTTTAGCTCGCCTGAGCCGATTTCTTTTAGCATTGCTTGGACTTCAGCAGTTGGTTTAATGCGTGTTTTTTGTAGTCTTTCTTTTTCTGCTTCGATGGCACTTTGTTTTGCTAAAAAGCGTTCATAACGTTCGTCGCTAATTAAGCCGATTTCATGACCGATTTCTGTTAAACGTAAATCTGCATTATCATGGCGTAATAGCAAACGGTATTCGGCACGAGATGTAAGTAAACGATATGGTTCTTCGGTTCCTTTTGTTACTAAATCGTCAATTAAAACGCCGATATAAGCTTGGTCGCGACCAAGGATAACTGGTTCTTTTTCAAAGACTTTACGAGCAGCATTGATTCCTGCCATTAAGCCTTGGCCGGCTGCTTCTTCATAGCCACTTGTACCATTAATTTGGCCGGCTGTGAAAAGACCTTCGACTAATTTAGTTTCAAGTGATGGCCACAGTTGGTCTGGCATTACTGCATCATATTCGATAGCGTAGCCTACACGCATCATTTCTACATTTTCAAGTCCCGGAATAGTTCTTAGCATTTCGCGTTGCACTTCTTCTGGCAAACTGGTGGAAAGGCCTTGGACATATACTTCCTCGGTATTTTTGCCTTCTGGTTCAAGGAAGATTTGGTGTCTTGGTTTGTCGCTGAAACGAACAATTTTATCTTCAATGGATGGGCAATATCTTGCGCCAGTGCCTTTTTTCGTTGCTGTAAACATTGGTGAACGGTGTAAGTTCGCTTGGATTATTTCGTGGGTTGTTTCGTTGGTATAAGTTAACCAACACGGTAGTTGGTCAAGCAACATTTCCACCGTATCAAAGCTAAATGCCCGCGGATGATCGTCACCCGGTTGTTCTTCTGTTTTTGAATAGTCAATCGTACTTGATTTTACGCGCGGTGGTGTTCCTGTTTTAAAGCGACGCAGTTCAAAACCTAGTTCTTCCAAGTGCTCTGAGAGTTTCACAGAAGGTTGTTGGTTGTTTGGACCGCTGGAATAGCGCAGTTCACCAACAATAATTTCGCCACGTGAGAAAGTTCCAGTAGTAATAACGACTGTTTTCGCGTAGTAAATCGCGCCACTGTTTGTAATAACGCCTTTACACACGCCATCTTCAATCACTAAACGGTCAACAAGACCTTGGCGCAAAGTGATATTTTCTTCTTTTTCAATTGTGTGTTTCATTTCGTGTTGGTAATCCCATTTGTCTGCTTGAGCACGTAATGCGCGAACAGCCGGGCCTTTACCTGTATTTAGCATCCGCATTTGGATGTATGTTTTATCCGTGTTGCGACCCATTTCGCCACCAAGAGCATCAATTTCGCGCACAACCACGCCTTTTGCTGGACCTCCAACAGAAGGATTACATGGCATAAAAGCGACCATATCTAAATTTATCGTTAACATCAGTGTTTTTGCGCCCATTCGACCACTGGCAAGACCAGCTTCTACTCCCGCATGGCCTGCACCAACAACGATGACGTCAAAAGTTCCTGCATCATAGGTTTGCATTTTATAAAAACATCTCCTAAAAAATCATTTTCCAAGGCAAAATTGATTGAACAACTGATCGAGTAATTCATCCTGGACAGAATCACCAGTAATTTCACCTAGTAAATCCCATGCACGAGTCATATCAATCTGGACAATATCCACTGGCATACCGAGCTGAATCCCTGTTGTAACGCCATTTAAAGCTTCAAGTGCTTGGTGAAGGAGCGCAATGTGTCGAACGTTCGATACATATGTTGCATCACCCGCATCAATGTCACCCGCAAAAAATAGTGTTTTAATTGCTTCTTCTAAAGCCTCTAAACCTTCATCGTTTACTAGAGAAGTGGAAACAATCGGGTTTTCTCCCGCAAGTTCACGCACTCTATTTATATCAAGCTTTGTTTCCAAATCTGTTTTATTTAAAACGACCACATAATTATGACCCGCGGCTGCTTCAAATAACGCTTCATCTTCCACTGTCAGCTCTTCGTTTTGATTTAATACTAGCAGGATAAAATCGGCATCCGCCAAGGCTTTTCTTGAACGTTCTACACCAATTTTTTCCACAATATCTTCTGTCTCACGAATTCCGGCCGTATCAATTAAACGCAGCGGAACACCGCGAACATTGACGTATTCTTCTATAATATCTCGCGTCGTCCCAGCAATATCTGTGACAATCGCTTTTTCTTCTTGAATTAATTGGTTAAGCAAAGATGATTTCCCAACATTTGGTCGACCGATAATAGCCGTTGCTAGGCCTTCACGAAGAATTTTCCCTTGGCTTGCTGTTTGTAAAAGTTGCTCGACGGAAGCGCGAACTAGCTCGGTTTTCTCGAGTAGCATTCGCTGGGTCATTTCCTCCACATCATCATACTCCGGATAGTCGATATTTACTTCGACTTGCGCTAGTGCATCCAAAATTTCTTGACGTAAATTGCGAATCAACCGTGAAAGATTTCCGTCCATTTGTCTAATTGCCACGCCCATCGCCCGGTCTGTCTTGGCGCGAATTAAATCCATCACAGCCTCCGCTTGCGACAAATCAATTCTTCCATTTAAAAATGCGCGCTTTGTGAATTCACCTGGTTCAGCTAAATTAGCCCCATTTCGAAGTAACAGTTGCAACACGCGGTTCACGGAAACAATTCCGCCGTGCGCGTTGATTTCTACCACATCTTCCCGTGTAAAAGTACGAGGTGCACGCATAACTGTGACCATTACTTCCTCAATTACTTCGCCGTCTTCTTTTATATGACCATAGTGAATGGTGTGACTTTCTGCTTCACTTAAGCTATTTTTGGCATAAAAAATACGATCCGCTATCTGAATCGCCTCTGGACCGCTTAATCTAATAATAGCAATGGCCCCTTCTCCCGGCGGTGTTGAGATTGCAGCAATAGTATCAAATTCCATTCTTTACTCATCCTTTCTCATTAGAATTTCAGCTCAAATAAGCCTTATCCTATTTTGAATAAATTTTGGCACATGATTTTGTGCATTTTCAACAACTTACGCTCCGCTTTGACCAAAGCAATTAAATTGTTAGTATTTTGAAGGTTATCCATAGACTTATTAACATATCCACAGAAAAACCATTAATAAAAATTCATCCATACCATTTTAACTTATCCACATGTGAATAACAATAGTTTTATCCTTACTAGTTAAGAAAACTTAAATTTTCTCGTTAAAGCTTTAACTTATCCTTCCACTTCCTTGGCTTTAACTCAATTCTTTTTATCTATACTAAAGTTAAAAGGAGGAGAAAAAATGAAAATACATAAACTAACTTGGGTGCTATTAATGGGGCTACTACTGCTCTCATCCTGTTCCACGAAGCAACCAAACCTATATTTGTCAGCAAATGCCGCCGCGGTTTATTCAGTCGAAAATGGTGAACCGTTATATGAAGAAAACGCTGATAAAGTAATGCCGATTGCCAGTTTGACCAAATTAATGACAGCTTTTTTAGTTTTAGAGGCTGTGGATAACAATGAATTATCGTGGGATGAAAAGCTTGATCTTGTTCGATTGGATGATCCTTCCGCGGTTTCCCTTTACGCGATTACACAAAAGAGAACGTGGTCCGTCAGAGATTTATACAGCGCGATGCTCACTATGTCTGCAAATGATGCCGCGGAAACACTGGGAGATCGTTTAGACGGAGCTAATTTTCCCAAAGAAATGAATAACCAGGCTAAAAAATTAGGTATGTCGAGTAAGACTACATTTGTCAGTGCTAGCGGACTTGATGTTGACGGAAAATCCGCTGTTTCTACCACAAAGGATTTATTTTTGCTATCATCTAAATTAATTTCCACTCATCCTGAAGTGTTAGAGACAACATCCAAATCTAGTGTCACCACTGACAAAGGCGCCAAACTTGAATCCACCAATGACTCACTCGGTTCGATTCAAGGCTTAGATGGACTAAAAACTGGATTTACAGATGAAGCAGGCTATTGCTTTATTGGAACAGCTGAACGTGGAGGAAAACGTGTGATTTCGATTGTCCTAGATGCGGGAACTGCGGAAAAACGATTTAAAGATAC from Listeria monocytogenes ATCC 19117 encodes the following:
- a CDS encoding DUF1310 family protein translates to MKKRWFIAMVVVVMIVAGLGVKFYMDEEKLNKEMINVVYSDEAKRVFENGLKNLDAKALTGKGVINTYEIDKKSIKQNPMGGINVTLHVNGDSELYVFFTLNKADDKKLIDDGGGNSAKLGKLLDN
- the mnmE gene encoding tRNA uridine-5-carboxymethylaminomethyl(34) synthesis GTPase MnmE, with the protein product MEFDTIAAISTPPGEGAIAIIRLSGPEAIQIADRIFYAKNSLSEAESHTIHYGHIKEDGEVIEEVMVTVMRAPRTFTREDVVEINAHGGIVSVNRVLQLLLRNGANLAEPGEFTKRAFLNGRIDLSQAEAVMDLIRAKTDRAMGVAIRQMDGNLSRLIRNLRQEILDALAQVEVNIDYPEYDDVEEMTQRMLLEKTELVRASVEQLLQTASQGKILREGLATAIIGRPNVGKSSLLNQLIQEEKAIVTDIAGTTRDIIEEYVNVRGVPLRLIDTAGIRETEDIVEKIGVERSRKALADADFILLVLNQNEELTVEDEALFEAAAGHNYVVVLNKTDLETKLDINRVRELAGENPIVSTSLVNDEGLEALEEAIKTLFFAGDIDAGDATYVSNVRHIALLHQALEALNGVTTGIQLGMPVDIVQIDMTRAWDLLGEITGDSVQDELLDQLFNQFCLGK
- a CDS encoding DUF1310 domain-containing protein, with the translated sequence MKKRWIILFGIAIMIIFGLGIKFYMDEEKLNTEMMNVVCSNEAKEVFNDDIKLIDTKAFTKEGLIQSYEVDKESIEPNPMGGIIVALVINKDPALKLTYTLKKNNEDLKSGGASISKELTKQLGLLNGYK
- a CDS encoding D-alanyl-D-alanine carboxypeptidase PBPD2 — protein: MKIHKLTWVLLMGLLLLSSCSTKQPNLYLSANAAAVYSVENGEPLYEENADKVMPIASLTKLMTAFLVLEAVDNNELSWDEKLDLVRLDDPSAVSLYAITQKRTWSVRDLYSAMLTMSANDAAETLGDRLDGANFPKEMNNQAKKLGMSSKTTFVSASGLDVDGKSAVSTTKDLFLLSSKLISTHPEVLETTSKSSVTTDKGAKLESTNDSLGSIQGLDGLKTGFTDEAGYCFIGTAERGGKRVISIVLDAGTAEKRFKDTEKLMEVGFKEN
- the mnmG gene encoding tRNA uridine-5-carboxymethylaminomethyl(34) synthesis enzyme MnmG, giving the protein MQTYDAGTFDVIVVGAGHAGVEAGLASGRMGAKTLMLTINLDMVAFMPCNPSVGGPAKGVVVREIDALGGEMGRNTDKTYIQMRMLNTGKGPAVRALRAQADKWDYQHEMKHTIEKEENITLRQGLVDRLVIEDGVCKGVITNSGAIYYAKTVVITTGTFSRGEIIVGELRYSSGPNNQQPSVKLSEHLEELGFELRRFKTGTPPRVKSSTIDYSKTEEQPGDDHPRAFSFDTVEMLLDQLPCWLTYTNETTHEIIQANLHRSPMFTATKKGTGARYCPSIEDKIVRFSDKPRHQIFLEPEGKNTEEVYVQGLSTSLPEEVQREMLRTIPGLENVEMMRVGYAIEYDAVMPDQLWPSLETKLVEGLFTAGQINGTSGYEEAAGQGLMAGINAARKVFEKEPVILGRDQAYIGVLIDDLVTKGTEEPYRLLTSRAEYRLLLRHDNADLRLTEIGHEIGLISDERYERFLAKQSAIEAEKERLQKTRIKPTAEVQAMLKEIGSGELKDGILAADLLRRPEITYDKIAQIVSRETFVTDEIAEQVEIQIKYEGYIQKSNLQVEKMKRMEDKKIPENIDYDAISGLATEALEKLKKIEPLSIAQASRISGVNPADISILLVYIEQGKIAKISK